Proteins encoded within one genomic window of Corynebacterium aurimucosum:
- the murD gene encoding UDP-N-acetylmuramoyl-L-alanine--D-glutamate ligase, whose translation MTRPDFLSGRVLIAGAGVSGRGCAAVLSRLGVDLTVADGNADSRSRISAELGVAAVDTSAVDLAEYSLVVTSPGWRPDSPLLAAAASRGLEVIGDVELAYRLDQAEVFGAPRRWLAITGTNGKTTTTGMLAAIMAADEQRSGQRAQAVGNIGVSSFDALAAEPRVDILVAELSSFQLHWSSQLRPEVGALLNLADDHLDWHGSFEAYAADKAKILRGEHAVYGKEDEHVRALAASLPGATAFSHAEPAAGEVGVSTGSLLVNEVAGMKSVVVDDATTIQPAGLAGVLDAAAASAVAAVAGAQPESIAEGLGSYVVAGHRGEIVHRHAGVTYIDNSKATNPHAAEVAMRGLDSVVWVAGGQLKGADVSELLRTHAARLKAAVLVGVDKHVLAQALVKAAPHVPVVIVDSHDPEAAMEQAVSAAVQHADAGDTVLLAPAAASLDMYTGMGQRGDIFAAAARRLAR comes from the coding sequence ATGACGCGCCCAGACTTCCTCTCCGGCCGCGTCCTCATCGCCGGCGCTGGCGTCTCTGGCCGCGGGTGCGCGGCAGTCCTTTCCCGCTTGGGCGTGGACTTAACGGTGGCCGATGGCAACGCGGACTCCCGCAGCCGTATCTCCGCGGAGTTGGGCGTTGCCGCCGTGGACACTTCCGCGGTGGACTTAGCTGAGTACTCGCTCGTCGTCACCTCGCCGGGGTGGCGGCCAGATTCACCGCTGCTCGCCGCTGCAGCCTCCCGCGGCCTTGAGGTGATCGGCGATGTGGAGTTGGCCTACCGCCTCGACCAAGCAGAAGTTTTTGGTGCCCCGCGCCGTTGGCTCGCGATCACCGGCACCAACGGCAAAACCACGACCACCGGCATGCTCGCTGCCATCATGGCTGCTGACGAGCAACGCTCCGGACAGCGCGCCCAAGCCGTAGGCAATATCGGCGTGTCATCTTTTGATGCCTTGGCCGCTGAGCCCCGTGTGGACATCCTCGTAGCGGAGCTCTCATCCTTCCAATTGCACTGGTCCTCCCAGCTACGCCCAGAAGTCGGAGCTCTGCTTAACCTCGCGGACGACCACCTGGATTGGCATGGCTCCTTCGAGGCCTATGCCGCAGACAAGGCCAAGATTCTGCGCGGAGAGCATGCCGTCTACGGCAAGGAAGATGAGCACGTTCGAGCGCTCGCTGCTTCTCTTCCCGGCGCAACCGCTTTCAGCCATGCCGAGCCCGCTGCAGGTGAAGTAGGCGTGAGCACCGGCAGCCTCCTCGTCAACGAGGTGGCAGGGATGAAGTCCGTCGTGGTAGACGATGCCACCACCATCCAACCTGCCGGTCTGGCCGGAGTGCTGGATGCCGCTGCCGCGTCGGCGGTCGCGGCTGTCGCCGGTGCTCAGCCGGAATCCATTGCCGAAGGACTTGGCTCCTACGTGGTGGCTGGCCACCGCGGGGAGATTGTTCACCGCCATGCTGGCGTGACCTACATCGACAATTCCAAGGCGACGAACCCACATGCCGCGGAGGTCGCTATGCGCGGCTTGGACTCCGTGGTGTGGGTGGCCGGCGGCCAACTGAAGGGCGCTGATGTCTCGGAACTGTTGCGCACCCATGCCGCGCGGCTGAAGGCGGCGGTTCTGGTGGGCGTCGACAAGCATGTGCTTGCCCAAGCCCTCGTGAAGGCAGCGCCACATGTGCCCGTCGTCATCGTGGATAGCCACGATCCGGAAGCCGCAATGGAACAGGCAGTGTCCGCCGCCGTGCAACACGCCGACGCCGGCGATACCGTGCTTTTAGCACCCGCTGCGGCATCGTTGGACATGTACACCGGTATGGGCCAGCGCGGCGATATCTTTGCCGCCGCTGCCCGCCGCCTCGCCCGCTAG
- the mraY gene encoding phospho-N-acetylmuramoyl-pentapeptide-transferase: MTQIIIAGAVSFLVAIFTTPVLIRYFSDTGRGQEIREDGPKSHLRKRGTPTMGGLAILAGILVAYVVAGLYGLLTGHEAFTASGLLVLGLTLGLGAVGFADDFIKLFRHRNLGLNKTAKLVSQLVLALLFGFLVLRFPNDAGLTPGSTKLSFIRDLNTFDLAVGGTVIGTIVFLIFMYILIAAWSNAVNLTDGLDGLAAGVTAIVMGSYSLMTFWQFRYSCATNFAAGCYQVRDPLDLAVLAAAGLGGCLGFLWWNAAPAKIFMGDTGSLALGGLVAGISVTSRTELLMIIIGALFVIETVSVVIQIVVFHSTGKRFFRMAPIHHHFENGGWAETAFVVRFWLLAAMAAMAGVAIFYGDWLTASGIGVGA, from the coding sequence GTGACTCAGATCATCATCGCTGGTGCGGTTAGCTTCCTCGTGGCGATCTTTACCACCCCGGTTCTTATCCGCTACTTCTCCGATACCGGCCGCGGACAAGAGATCCGCGAGGATGGCCCCAAGTCTCACTTGCGCAAGCGCGGTACGCCGACGATGGGTGGCCTTGCCATCCTCGCGGGCATCTTGGTGGCCTATGTTGTGGCTGGCCTCTATGGCCTGCTAACAGGGCATGAGGCCTTTACCGCCTCCGGCTTGCTGGTCCTCGGACTGACCTTAGGCTTGGGCGCGGTGGGCTTCGCGGATGACTTCATCAAACTCTTCCGCCACCGCAACCTCGGGCTCAATAAGACCGCCAAGCTAGTCAGCCAGCTCGTGCTGGCGCTGCTCTTCGGCTTCTTGGTTCTGCGTTTCCCCAACGATGCGGGGCTGACCCCAGGCTCCACCAAGCTATCCTTCATCCGCGACTTGAATACTTTCGACCTAGCTGTCGGCGGCACGGTCATCGGAACCATCGTGTTCTTGATCTTCATGTACATCCTTATTGCGGCGTGGTCGAACGCGGTGAACCTCACCGACGGCCTCGACGGCCTCGCGGCGGGCGTTACCGCGATTGTCATGGGCTCTTATTCGCTGATGACCTTCTGGCAGTTCCGCTATTCCTGCGCCACTAACTTTGCTGCCGGGTGCTACCAGGTGCGCGATCCGCTCGACCTCGCCGTGCTTGCGGCCGCAGGACTGGGCGGCTGCCTGGGCTTCCTCTGGTGGAATGCCGCGCCCGCCAAAATCTTCATGGGTGACACCGGGTCCTTGGCACTTGGTGGTTTGGTCGCGGGTATTTCCGTTACCAGCCGTACCGAGCTACTCATGATCATCATCGGTGCCCTGTTCGTCATCGAAACGGTCTCCGTTGTAATCCAAATCGTGGTCTTCCACTCCACCGGAAAGCGCTTCTTCCGTATGGCGCCGATCCACCACCACTTTGAGAACGGTGGTTGGGCGGAAACGGCCTTCGTTGTCCGCTTCTGGCTTCTGGCTGCCATGGCGGCGATGGCCGGCGTGGCAATCTTCTACGGTGATTGGCTCACCGCCTCCGGCATAGGAGTAGGGGCATGA
- a CDS encoding UDP-N-acetylmuramoyl-tripeptide--D-alanyl-D-alanine ligase encodes MIALSLAEIAEITGGRLDSVDDPNTQVTGFVEFDSRKVTPGSLFVTLPGARVDGHDYATTAIDKGAVAVLAARPVGVPAIVVEPHGRVEGDGANADIYANDTDGSAAAVVAALSAIARAVTQRLAAEQELTIVGVTGSAGKTSTKDLIATIFREVGETVAPPGSFNNEIGLPYTALRCDEHTRYLVAEMSARGIGHIRHLTEITAPRVGVVLNVGSAHLGEFGSRENIAQAKGELVEALPNAEAGGVAVLNADDPFVAAMAPRTEAKVVYYSTENRRGGAPAAQYYATDIVLDDVARPSFTLHSPDAEPVAVKLQVFGSHQVSNALAAAAAAIELGVSADTVAAALSGHRLVSEHRMDVRTRRDGVTVIDDSYNANPDSMRAAIAALAYTAAARPDARSIAVLGEMGELGSDAEQSHRQLGEFLAKYHVEHLIAVGENPNCRAMAEAAAQQGINTVVCADAAAAAQAVDGILRVAPAGVDDWASRNVKDVVLIKASNAQRLWLVAEQLNHS; translated from the coding sequence ATGATTGCGTTAAGCCTCGCTGAGATCGCTGAGATCACGGGCGGCCGCCTGGATAGCGTCGATGATCCAAACACCCAGGTGACTGGTTTTGTCGAATTCGATTCTCGCAAGGTCACCCCAGGCAGCCTCTTTGTAACGCTGCCCGGAGCCCGCGTGGATGGCCATGACTACGCCACCACCGCAATTGATAAAGGCGCCGTTGCCGTTTTGGCGGCGCGGCCGGTGGGTGTTCCGGCGATAGTCGTCGAACCCCACGGGCGCGTCGAGGGTGACGGTGCCAACGCGGATATTTACGCCAACGATACAGATGGGTCTGCGGCCGCCGTTGTCGCAGCGTTGTCTGCGATTGCTCGTGCAGTAACGCAGCGCCTTGCCGCAGAGCAGGAACTCACTATTGTCGGTGTTACCGGTTCGGCCGGCAAGACGTCTACCAAGGACCTCATTGCCACCATCTTCCGCGAGGTGGGGGAGACTGTCGCTCCGCCCGGCTCCTTCAATAATGAAATCGGGTTGCCCTATACGGCTCTGCGGTGCGATGAGCACACGCGCTACCTGGTGGCGGAGATGTCGGCCCGCGGCATCGGGCACATCCGTCACCTCACCGAAATCACCGCGCCGCGCGTTGGCGTGGTCCTGAACGTTGGTAGCGCGCACCTCGGCGAATTTGGCTCGCGCGAGAATATCGCTCAGGCCAAGGGAGAGTTGGTGGAGGCGCTGCCGAACGCGGAGGCAGGCGGCGTAGCCGTCCTTAACGCCGATGATCCTTTCGTCGCTGCCATGGCTCCACGCACGGAGGCCAAAGTGGTGTACTACTCCACGGAAAATCGTCGCGGAGGTGCCCCGGCAGCACAGTACTATGCCACCGACATCGTGCTCGATGACGTCGCTCGTCCCTCCTTTACCCTGCACAGCCCGGATGCCGAACCCGTTGCTGTGAAGCTCCAAGTCTTTGGCTCCCACCAGGTGTCTAATGCACTGGCCGCGGCCGCCGCAGCCATCGAGCTGGGGGTGTCGGCAGACACGGTGGCGGCTGCCCTGTCCGGCCACCGCCTCGTTTCCGAACACCGCATGGACGTGCGCACCCGCCGCGATGGCGTCACCGTCATCGATGACTCCTATAACGCCAACCCCGATTCGATGCGAGCGGCCATTGCCGCTTTGGCTTATACCGCAGCAGCGCGCCCCGACGCCCGTTCCATCGCGGTGCTGGGGGAGATGGGAGAACTCGGCAGCGATGCAGAGCAATCGCACCGCCAGCTCGGTGAGTTTTTGGCCAAGTACCACGTCGAGCACCTCATCGCGGTAGGGGAGAATCCCAACTGCCGGGCGATGGCCGAGGCCGCTGCGCAGCAAGGTATAAATACAGTGGTGTGCGCCGATGCCGCGGCCGCCGCACAGGCGGTGGACGGCATACTGCGCGTGGCCCCAGCAGGGGTCGATGATTGGGCTAGCCGTAACGTTAAAGATGTGGTCTTGATTAAGGCCTCCAATGCCCAACGTCTCTGGTTGGTCGCGGAACAGCTGAACCACAGCTAG
- a CDS encoding UDP-N-acetylmuramoyl-L-alanyl-D-glutamate--2,6-diaminopimelate ligase has product MTSSTTLKRLAEISGGTVIGDASTTVRSCGLNSAALPPGGLFAALPGTRVHGARFAADTKAAAILTDAEGQRILDDAGEKRPLLVVEDIRAILGAVSAEIYGHPTQKLTILGVTGTSGKTTTSYLLEAGLLHAGYSVGLIGTTGTRINREPVPTSLTTPEAPTLQELFARMVSEGVTHVVMEVSSHALSLGRVQGTRFDVGGFTNLSQDHLDFHPTMEDYFEAKALLFDGPHAADRSVICVDDEWGQRMAQRAAARPVIRVSTTSQGSDADITGRQLSTEVTGAQQVELTLASGEHAGTFEFRLPMPGTFNIANAALATGMAAAIGIEPHVFLEGVEKVAVPGRMERVDRGQDFVAVVDYAHKPAAIAAVLETLRTQLEGSTGRIGIVVGAGGDRDSSKRPLMGAAAAKGADLVVVTDDNPRTEDPASIRAAVLAGAQEANPAADIREVGSRAKAIDEVVAWAQPGDAVIVVGKGHEVGQLIGDTVHHFDDREEMARALEAVTTATTLSTEESKEQA; this is encoded by the coding sequence GTGACCAGCAGCACCACCCTGAAGCGCCTAGCAGAGATTTCTGGGGGCACAGTGATCGGGGATGCCTCGACTACCGTTAGGTCCTGTGGGCTGAACTCGGCAGCACTGCCGCCCGGTGGCCTGTTCGCGGCGCTTCCGGGCACACGGGTTCACGGCGCGCGCTTTGCCGCCGATACTAAGGCCGCAGCCATTCTCACTGACGCCGAAGGCCAGCGTATCCTCGACGACGCCGGAGAGAAGCGGCCGCTTCTTGTGGTGGAGGATATCCGCGCCATCCTCGGAGCCGTGTCCGCTGAGATTTATGGTCACCCCACGCAGAAACTCACCATCCTTGGAGTGACGGGCACCTCGGGTAAAACCACCACGAGTTACCTCCTCGAAGCAGGCCTCTTGCACGCGGGCTATTCAGTGGGTCTCATTGGTACGACGGGTACCCGCATTAACCGGGAGCCGGTCCCGACTTCCTTGACCACTCCGGAGGCGCCGACCTTGCAGGAGCTTTTTGCGCGCATGGTGTCTGAGGGAGTTACGCACGTGGTGATGGAGGTCTCCTCCCACGCGCTATCGCTAGGACGAGTCCAGGGAACGCGCTTCGACGTGGGTGGCTTTACGAACCTGAGCCAGGATCACCTGGACTTCCACCCGACGATGGAAGACTACTTTGAGGCCAAGGCCCTGCTTTTCGACGGCCCCCACGCCGCCGACCGCTCCGTCATCTGCGTCGATGACGAATGGGGACAGCGTATGGCGCAGCGCGCCGCAGCACGCCCGGTGATCCGGGTATCAACGACCTCGCAAGGAAGCGATGCCGATATCACTGGCCGTCAGCTCAGCACTGAGGTCACCGGTGCACAGCAGGTGGAACTAACGCTTGCCTCCGGTGAGCATGCCGGAACGTTTGAATTCCGCCTGCCTATGCCGGGTACCTTCAACATCGCCAATGCGGCTCTCGCCACAGGGATGGCCGCCGCTATTGGAATCGAGCCGCACGTCTTCCTCGAGGGTGTAGAGAAGGTGGCAGTCCCTGGGCGCATGGAGCGTGTTGACCGCGGCCAAGACTTTGTGGCTGTGGTGGATTACGCGCACAAGCCGGCTGCAATCGCGGCCGTTCTGGAGACCCTGCGCACGCAGTTGGAAGGCAGCACGGGCCGCATCGGCATCGTCGTCGGCGCGGGAGGTGACCGCGATTCCTCCAAGCGTCCGCTCATGGGAGCGGCCGCCGCGAAGGGCGCGGACCTTGTCGTCGTCACCGATGACAACCCCCGCACCGAAGACCCAGCATCGATCCGTGCAGCCGTGCTTGCGGGCGCCCAGGAGGCAAACCCAGCGGCTGATATCCGCGAGGTAGGCTCACGCGCCAAGGCCATTGATGAAGTCGTGGCGTGGGCGCAGCCGGGTGATGCCGTCATCGTCGTTGGCAAGGGGCACGAGGTAGGCCAGCTCATTGGCGATACCGTCCATCACTTCGATGACCGCGAAGAGATGGCTCGAGCTCTTGAAGCCGTGACTACTGCGACTACCCTGAGTACCGAAGAATCCAAGGAGCAAGCATGA